The following are encoded together in the Drosophila sechellia strain sech25 chromosome 3R, ASM438219v1, whole genome shotgun sequence genome:
- the LOC6617030 gene encoding glucose dehydrogenase [FAD, quinone] has product MRFCGVLIICLWSFQVTWSQLLVDLARDFETSLLNNRIPDTTRFLPEYDFIIVGAGSAGCVMANRLSEISSVSVLLLEAGDQETFISDVPLTAALTQMTRYNWGYKAEPTEHACQGLKGGVCNWPKGRGVGGTSLINFMLYTRGHRRDYDEWAAANNSGWSYDELLPYFRKSERIGIPELYKSPYHGRNGQLDVQYTDYRSQLLKAFLKSGREMGYEITDPNGEHLIGFARSQATIRNGRRCSTSKAFIQPVVHRKNIHISMKSWVTRLIIDPITKTATGVKFVKQRKRYTVRARKEVILSAGTIASPQLLMLSGIGPAEHLREHNITVRQDLPVGYNLQDHITLNGLVFVVNDSTVNDARLLNPSDIFRYIFAGQGPYTIPGGAEAFAFVRTPSSKFAKDYPDMELVLGAGSLSGDRFGTMRNLLGITDEFYDYMFGDLQSKETFGLVPVLLRPKSRGRISLRSRNPFHWPRMEPNFMQHPDDVRAMIEGIEMIIKLSRSKPMVKMGTRFHDRPFPGCEHLKFASEEYWKCCLRRYGSSLQHQSGTCKMGPATDNTSVVDAQLRIHGIRGLRVVDASVLPNVPAGHTNAIVIMVAEKASDMIKDAWRMPITPLSS; this is encoded by the exons ATGAGATTCTGTGGAGTGCTGATAATCTGCCTGTGGTCTTTTCAAGTCACCTGGTCCCAACTTCTTGTGGACTTGGCTCGTGATTTCGAGACATCTTTGCTGAACAATAGGATCCCGGACACCACACGATTCCTGCCGGAATATGACTTCATCATCGTGGGAGCAGGAAGTGCTGGATGTGTGATGGCCAATCGGCTGAGCGAGATATCCTCGGTTAGTGTTCTGCTCCTGGAGGCCGGTGATCAGGAGACCTTCATTAGCGACGTTCCTCTGACAGCGGCTCTAACTCAAATGACTCGATATAATTGGGGCTACAAGGCGGAGCCAACGGAGCACGCCTGTCAAGGCTTAAAGGGCGGCGTTTGCAACTGGCCCAAGGGGCGTGGCGTGGGTGGCACCAGTCTAATCAACTTTATGTTATATACACGTGGTCATCGGAGAGATTATGATGAGTGGGCGGCGGCCAACAACTCAGGTTGGTCGTACGATGAATTGCTGCCCTACTTTCGAAAATCGGAGAGGATTGGAATTCCGGAGCTGTATAAATCCCCGTATCATGGACGCAATGGCCAGTTGGATGTGCAGTATACGGACTACAGGTCACAACTCTTGAAGGCTTTTCTGAAATCAGGCAGGGAAATGGGTTACGAAATAACGGATCCAAATGGAGAGCACCTCATTGGATTTGCTAGATCACAGGCCACCATCCGGAATGGCAGGCGGTGCAGTACGAGCAAGGCCTTTATACAACCAGTTGTGCATCGCAAGAACATTCATATCTCAATGAAAAGTTGGGTCACTCGACTGATAATCGATCCGATCACTAAAACTGCCACTGGAGTGAAGTTCGTGAAACAACGTAAGCGTTATACCGTGCGGGCCAGAAAAGAGGTGATCCTCTCCGCTGGCACCATAGCCAGTCCCCAGCTTCTCATGTTGTCCGGAATTGGACCAGCGGAGCACCTTAGGGAGCACAATATAACGGTAAGGCAGGACCTGCCAGTTGGTTACAACTTACAGGATCACATAACACTTAATGGTCTTGTGTTCGTGGTAAATGATTCGACGGTAAACGATGCTCGACTGCTGAATCCCTCGGACATATTCAGGTACATCTTCGCAGGACAGGGACCATATACAATTCCAGGTGGAGCTGAGGCATTCGCTTTTGTGCGGACTCCCAGTTCCAAATTTG CAAAGGACTATCCTGATATGGAACTGGTCCTAGGAGCTGGATCCTTAAGTGGAGATCGCTTTGGCACTATGCGAAATTTGCTAGGCATCACCGACGAGTTTTACGACTACATGTTTGGAGATCTGCAGAGTAAGGAGACCTTTGGTCTGGTTCCAGTGTTACTGCGACCCAAAAGTCGGGGCAGAATATCGTTGCGTAGTCGCAATCCCTTCCACTGGCCCCGAATGGAGCCCAATTTCATGCAACACCCGGATGATGTGAGGGCCATGATCGAGGGAATCGAAATG ATTATAAAGCTTTCCAGATCGAAGCCTATGGTGAAGATGGGTACTCGTTTCCACGACCGCCCATTTCCGGGCTGCGAGCACCTAAAATTCGCCAGCGAGGAGTACTGGAAATGCTGCTTAAGAAGATATGGCTCCAGTTTGCAGCATCAATCAGGCACCTGCAAAATGGGTCCTGCAACGGATAATACTTCAGTGGTGGATGCCCAACTGCGGATCCACGGTATCCGTGGATTGCGGGTTGTGGATGCTTCTGTGTTACCCAATGTCCCAGCTGGTCACACCAATGCCATTGTGATCATGGTCGCCGAGAAGGCTTCGGATATGATCAAGGATGCTTGGCGCATGCCGATCACTCCCTTGAGCTCATAG